ccaacaaccacccatttatactaatcctacattaaccccatattccctaccacattcccacaattctcctaccacctacctacactaggggcaattcacaatggccaatttacctatcagcctgcaagtctttggctgtgggaggaaaccggagcacccggcggaaacccacacggtcacagggagaacttgcaaactccacacaggcagtacccagaatcgaacccaggttgctggagctgtgaggctgcggtgctaaccactgcgccaccctcacAGATGGAGAATAAAAATGCAAAAGGAACCAAGAGGACCATTTGGATAAAAAAAAGACTTAAGAAATGAAGACCTGTAGAATTGTAGTTTAATGATGTCTCATTACATTGGTGAGATATTTGTATTAAGTGATTACAGAATTTATTTTTTAGGAAAATGTTGTGTGAAAGGTAGTTAATGTTAACTCCTGTACACAGGTAGGCATACAAGCTCAGCCACGTATTCACAGGATTTGAGGAACATTGCTTCAGAGAGTGGCTTATGACTTGGGGAAGACAGTGACGACATCATAGCCTTCGGGGGGTGTGGTCCGCTCCCTGGCGTGCTGTTCACAGTAGATCGCGTCCCCCACAAAGAAATGTCCTTTCTGCTTCAGGTTTGTTCCGCAATCGGTGCAGACGTAGCATTCCGGGTGACGGAACTGGTCGCGCACCTTCACAATGATCCCCCTGCAAGATTTGAAAAAAAGAATCTACAATAAGACAGCCTTTATTATTTTTTTTTCAGTAAAGCATAATTCAAGATAGCCAACAATATCCAGCTTCCTTTCAAATTGCATTTTGTCAATCTTTtgtctccccccaacccccccccccctccttcctctcAGACCACAGGACGTAggtttctccctctcctctcctggtGTTTAAGAAGTTTCCCTGTTTCCACCCCCTCTTGGCGGAGACCCTTGCTGAGTACAGTTGTACTGGGCCACTGGGTAGCAATCTGGAGCTGGATCCTGGTTGAATGATGCTGAAGCCTATTGTAGCATCTCTTGCTGCTGCAGGGTGAGATCGATAGACACCAGGCCGCCTCCAGTCCCTTGCTCAAATGGTCATTGTTCAGTGTAGAAAGTCAGTGTGGGTAAGGCATCACATCAGTGCCCAATCCTGATATCCACTCTGGTGCACTCAGAGCAATGAAGTCAATGGTCTGCGATCAGAAGTAGGCATCTGGAGGATTTTCCTTTCCCTAGTGTGGCTGAGTTAAATCCTGGCACTGGTACACATTGCCATATTAAGTGGGCACCAGGGGAATCGCTTCCTTTAAAGCTGAGCAACATGAAGCATTAACACATTTGTCTGTGTTCCAGACTGACTAAATCTAGTAGCTTACGCAGAGAACCAACCACAAATAGTCCAGCAAGACAGCAAGACTTGGATAAAACCAAATATCAGCCAAAGGCTGTGTAActtgcatctgtggagagggaaacagagttaacgtttcaggtctgtaacctctcATCTTTGTGTGGCTGTGTACCTTAGTCTGCTTTTGATGGGACTGAAACAACAACTGGGTATTTCTTGTTTTATTGACTCTCTCCACTCCCCCTGCATTCAATATAACATGTCAGcctggctcagtggtagcaatctCATCcaattcagaaggttgtgggttcaagtcccactccagagagtgaagtactgagggagtgctgcactgttggaggtgccgtctttccgaggagacattaaactaagactccatctgccctctcaggtaaccATAAACAATTcagtggcactatttcgaagacgagcaggggaattctccctggtgtcctgatcaatgTTTACTTAAGAACACTGGGAAGATTAAATGCCTCCAAACTTGGCTTAAATGAGTTATTTAACAAAAAGATGTGTTTATAAAGTTTCCCTGTCTTCCCTCTCTGACCcccgctcccccccgccccccccccccccagctcctggCAGTGAAGTGTGCCAGGGGTGTAGCAGcagtcactgggcagtgatcaggagcaggatcccaGCCGATGGCACCGAGGCCCCTTACTGCTGAGTCACCATCGTGCAGCACAATGAGCAAATGATATTTCACACTTACACGATCCCGGAGCCACAAGTTTCACACAGGGGCAACTTCTGCACACTCCCGACCGTAGAGCCAATCTTCGTGGCAGGGGCTTTCACTTTCCGGAACCCAGACGGCTTTTCCGACTGTTCTGAAaatatcaggacaaggacagtgtcaCAAACCCAGAGCACCATCTTTATTCCATTAACAATATTTAATATTAATTTCCTCCATCACCACCATGACCGCAGTGTTGTCCGACCTataggatacactgcagcaactcactatggCTTTTTCTGTAgcatctcccaaacccacaacctctaacacctagaaggacaagggcagtaggtgcatggaaacaccatcatctccaagttcaACTGTAAGTCACACGgtgtcctgacttggacatatatcaccattacttcattatcgctgggtcaaaatcctgcaaccctCTCCCTAACaactgggagtaccttcaccacccagactgcagtggttgaagacagCGGCTCATCATCACCTTGTCAAGCACATTTAAGGCTGTTTAATTGATGCCCAATTTGCCAGCGACTcccagagaatgaattaaaaaaacaagaCGTTTAAGTGCTGTCATCTTGCGGCCTGAGTGTCCCTGTGGATCAGGTTTACCCAGTGTTTACCAGAATTGCAGAAATCAGGTTGCCTAAGAAATGGACAGTAAccgcccccccctcaccccagtgATACCTACCCTCACACCAGTGATCTCCAACAGTCACCCCCCGCCCCAGTGATCTCCAGTAAACCCCCCCCCCAGTGATCTCCAACAGTCACCCCCCGCCCCAGTGTTCTCCAATAAACCACCCCCCAGTGATCTCCAACAAtcacccccccccgcccaccaccgTCTCAGTGATCTCCAACagtaaccccctccttccccagTGATCTCCGACAGACAGACACACCGCTGCTGTTTCCCACTCTCCGGTATTTTCATGTGCTGTTAGTTCAGGTGCTGTTAGTTTGATGATTAGAACTTATGTCGATTCAGTTGATCAAACTCAGGAGGTTTAGGATCAAATCCTACTCCGGGTTTAGagcggcacttcagtgcagtactaagggagtgctgcattgtcattggtgccgtctttcagatgaggtgttaactgAGGACCCTTTAGCCTGTTTGGGTGACGTCTCCTGGCATTGTTTGAAGATgaacagggagttctcccagtttcCCTTACCAATATTCCTCCTTCAAACCAACCATCAAAaatggattaaaaacaagaaatgctggaaatactcagcagatctggcagcatctgtggagagagaagcagagttaacgtttcaggtcagtgacccttcttcagaactagcaaatattagaaatgtaaaaggtcataagcaagtaaagcgggggtggggcaagagataacaaaggagaaggtggagataggacaaggtcacagaatagctgaccagaaggtcgtggagcaaaggaaaacaatatgttaatggtgtgttgaaagacaaagcattaatacagatagggtgttaacagactgaaaattgaacagccacaagtacaaacatgaaaaaagtgggtaagcaaactgaacaaactaagatgaaataaaataaaataaacacaaaaaatttttttttaaaaggaaagagaaaaaaaatagctgaaaataaaagtaaaatggagcccgtcatgttcaactcaatgttcaactcattgagttcaataatttcagagcatggctctGAATGAATGGCTCATTCATCACATTTGTTGTCttgagatcttgctgtgtataaattagcTGCCCCACACTTGCCTGCAAAGCactgattgtaaagcactttggggcatgtgATGAGGCAAGTACTAAGTCAGGAACTCGTCATGGCGTTCTGCGGTCAGGTTGGGATTTAAGGAGAACCTGGATTTAGTTGGCGCTTTGTTGTGTCAGGATGTCCcagtgctttataaccaatgaacttcCCTGATTGCTAAGTGAGCGCCTCCAATCAACTGTTCCCAACTCCACACATTCTAACCAGCAAGAGTCGCACAAGCTACTAAACTGCAATAGAGTTTTGAAAGACCATCGCTGAGGTCTTGGCTGTAAGCCAAGATTGGCTAAAGAAATATATACACATGTCTGGTTTGAATAAGGTTTGTTTAGTTTGACTAATTTGTCTAGACAATGCCTAGATCATGTTCCTTTGGTTGCCATGTTGGCCCATAGTGACTCCACTTCAAGTAGTAATTATTGGATGTGAAGCACTGGGACCAGTCTGACACAGCAAGGCAACCATTCTTCTTAAATCCCAACCAGACCGCAAAAAGCGAATTGAATAAGTGACCACAACACGATCACGGTTCGATTTTACTTTAAGCTTCTTTCAGTTTGAGGGGACGGCAGCTTTTTCAAAAATTTGATTGGAGGTGCCCTCCTCAGATTGTGTGGGGGGGTGCTTGTTTCTGTTCAGTCACACTGGGgtcactcagtgccactccaagtgGCCCAATTAAAATAGGCTGGAACCTATTTCCCTGATCTCGGACTAATTGAGAGAGACTAGTTCAAGATTTCTGAGGTTGTTTTGCCCGTTTTCGCCCTCTTCAACTGAGGGTTGTGACCCTCACTGTGTAGAGCTCCTAGGGTGCTAATCACACTCAGTACCTTGTTCATGTCTGAGCCTAAAAAGTGACAGAGGTGGGGAATTGTTCAACCTTGAGAAGCACCACAGGCACTAATGCTGCTTTCACCCAACACGAGCTTCTCAGTAGgggcactggacagtgatcagcagcaggTCACCTGGTTGAATTTCCCCTCCCTAAGGCACTGAGGCCGATTGTGATGCCCCAATTCCTGGCTCAGATGAGATCCAGTATCTCAGCACAGACTAGGACTGGAACCTGGGATCTCCTGGTCTTTATTGTTCAATTACCATTCCAGTGAGCATAATTTGCATAGAGGACGaaaccctgccaccatcccgcccgattatatgctctcccagcCTCCAAAGTCACcgcagggaagagcataaaattccctccattaacacggtttctctctccacagatactgctgggcgTGCTGAGTGTTCCCggcattttctgattttgtttcagatttccagcatccgcagtattttgcttttgtgcctgGGAGATTAATCCTTAATTCCTGGAGTCTTTATGGACAGTGGTGGAGGGTTAGCATTTATTTGTGTGAAAGGTGCTTCCTGATTGTTCTATTTAATTGTAAGATTAGATCCCTTGTGTTTAATTCTCCCAGCTAAGGTAATAGTTACTCTGCATCTACCCTAGTGAATCCGTCAAACATCTCAAACAGCTCGATCagacacccctcaatcttctacacCCTGGGGAATACAAGTCACGTTTATGCCATGAAAAGGCATGTGGTATGACGGTATAGCCCCTCTCATTGCTTGTGCCATGGTCCTACCATTGCCCTCACATTCCAGGATCTCCTGCAGCACACGGAACGAGGCTGACTGTCTGGGCAGCTCCTCCGGTTCCTGGTTATCTTGCAGCATCTTGTAAACTTCAGACTCCGTGTCCACCAAAGGTTTGCATGGCTGCTTCGCTGGTTCTAAGCTGAACATGGATTAGAAACAAGACATGCAGAGGATCAGGACATCTGGTTACATTTCATGATCACTGCGGGCTCGGAAAAGCACAGAATTGTACAAATCTTTCCCCCACGTCCTAACACAAAAATCAAACAATACAGAGCACAATAGTGAAGGGTGATTGCAAACCTGTGTTCAAATTGGCCAATTTTTGTCGACTGCATAGGGTGACACCAGACGTTCCGCCAGAATAGAGATGATTGGCTATTTTCCCTGTCAATCACGCACTGCTGTACGTGACTGGCTCTGATTTtacacacatggggctggattggCGGCAAGTTCAAACAATGGCGGCCCACCCGCACGGGCCGCACCCCAAACAGCCGCCGCAATctcaagtgcggcggctcatttaaatagccggggcaggctgtccgtccccggcaatggcgtcagttgcgTGTGCGGcttatttaaaattttaaagacaTATTCAATAAAATGAAAATTTCTTTTGTCCCTTTCCTATCCCCCCCCCCCGAATAACaactacattaactatttgccctcccccaccccaccaaaatacttacctttaacatttgaccttccccccttcaaactgcacaatgtttaaagtacaaaccttcccatcatccccatgacctttatttgaccccgtctcccGCTCCTGCACTGATAAATGAACCTCTTTCCCACCATTGTGGTGCCTCGTTTCTCCGGATgaggatctgaaggtgcaggagtgccggtcACTGCGCCGAAGATCACTGAGGGCCCTCAAGCTCTGAGGTAGGTATATGTAAatgcattaattttattaatttgaatttaGTGATTGTGATCCCATTGCCGAGTGGCGGGGGTGCCGCCACAGTGCCTCAccgctgccaggaggatcgggttaggccctgccagcgtcaaggtccatggcggacctcatccggagccatcttcaggccccccaccgCCACAGATTTCAAtgtcgagggctgcttaaaatccagcccataatttggATTATGCAAATATCCCCCACTCACTGCAAATTGCTGGAGAAATCactctgctttttgtgggagaattAACTGTAGTTTCAGTCAGGTGTTCTGTTTGTTGTAGTTCATAGAggctctttttaaatagactctgtagactgtttgctgtagtatgctgtttaaatagactctgtttgccgtAAAATAGACTGTTTGGCTTTGAGTCCTGCTGTAAGCCCcaccctgcctccaactcattggctgacatagTGGTGTCAGTAGACAGTCTGAATTTTGTTTGCATTTGATCAACAGGGAGCTTCTGTTTGTATCTCCAGCTGGGATTTGTCAGTCTTCCAGCGGCTACATAACTAAATCTATGTCTGATTCAGTTCCGTTTTCGTCTTTTTAAATTAGAATTGGATTATGTTTCCTTCATTAAAGTGCCTGCTTCCAAGAAGCATTTAAAACAAAGACTGGTGAAATTCTATAACCAAATCATCTTGTTGTCGATGAAATAATTACCGCAACTGGCTCCCTCATCCAAACTCTGGTCAGGGGAGCACACACCAGCCTATCACTTCCAGATTTGGGTCCAAATTTGGCCAAAAGAGCAGGGAATATCTTTCAGCTCTTGCATCTCATGTGAAAGGAGTTTTGATAATCTGAAGCCACACCTTTTAGCACTTATGGGCCCACAGGATGAGACTGTCTCGAATATGCCTCCTCACTTAGAAATTGCTCTTACACTTAGTGCCTTGAGTCTCAGGAGtgccagcacaggtacgatgggccaaatggccccctgacAGTGCTACAAAAATCTGATGTGTTTCAATTCGACAAAGGCCGCTTAATTGGTTGTTCATTTTTTATTTCCTTCTTCCCAGTTTCGACTCCCATCCTCCTCACTTTGTGAGGTGCTGATTCTTGCTGGGGTATGACTCCACGGCTGATGACAACCTGTATCTCACCGAAACGGCCACCTTTTATATGTGAACATGGCAAGCAGGCTATTCGACTGCACAGTGCACACAAAAGGAATTCCCAGCAGGGGCAGTCAATCAGTCATGGGAACCCCAGCTCATTTCTTTCTTCTTCCTTTCCTGAGCCCAGACTGGGCCTAGCTTTGTCCTAAAATCACAGAGTTCCTCAGAGATCTGAGCAGCTTACTGAACTAATGAACCGAGAAGGCTTTCCTTATTCGCAAGATATCAGCTATAGTTGTTGCAGGATTTCCAGGTCTGGTTCCAGTGGGACCCTGAGGAGCTGGCAGGTGTCTGGAGGGAAGGAATCATTTAGTTATCACAGCTCATCAATCCCACTTCTATATTTACAGCACTGAAGTTTTTCTTTTTAATTGATTCCTGTTTTACGCTCATCAAGCTGAGGGCTGTTTGTCATGGAGAAAGGAATATCTTCCATTTCGGACACCGCGAGGGGACCTTTATTCTCTCCCCCGCAACCACTTTGGAGGCggagagagcatataatcaggtgggatggtggcaggagtgGGGGACCCGGTCACCTTCCCCCTTCCACCCATATTGTCCATGGCATGAAGGACGATGGACGGCTTTCCCGCCCAGCcgtcaattaatgcccaattattaGCCCAGCAGTGGCGGGTCTGTTGCTACACGGGGAGCACACCAAGCGaacctgtgcaggttgcttgctgaatctggggagggggtggggggtgggggggcacttagtgcctgatcccagccttgggaaggggaggatcctctcagagccacctccctgcccttgatgccaaccccctcccccacgatccccaccctgcaaaacccctccaGCCCGGGAAGGCCCACtggtgtccacttaagtgcctaattggctcgTAATGCagtaggccttccccagaggaggcagtgCAGTGGTCTCGCCAGCACTTTAGCCAGTGGCCAAGGCTCCTGTCCCCCAGATAATATCCCAACCCCAGCGTCAGCTTTAAGCACTCCAATGTCGGATATAGCAGAGGTAGATGcaaagtgaagctccctctacaatgcCCGAACAATGCGCCTCAGGGGAACACCTCTTCCTGCACCAGTCAGCACTTCTGTACTTCCTACCCCAGCTGTGTTGTGAACCCACCCCATTGAGAGAGACTGGTAAAGTATGGACAGTTTGTGCAGTGGTCAACACCAGTGTGAAGCTGAGTTATACGGATCAGGAGCTTGATTAATGGACTGTGTCAAATGAGAAAGCCTTAGGTGCGGACAGACACTACAAGTGGACCTGGAGTAGAGGGATGGGGTAAATGAGCCAGATTTCTGTTGCTGATTGCAGTCCAGTGATACCAATTCGAATGTCCATGTGTGAAGACATCAGGTGAGGATAGAATTGGGCTCTGCTATGAATCCACCTCCACCATGACCAAATGGATAACTGCTTCACATGACTCTACCCAAGCAGAGTACAACGGTCATTTGGACAAGGCACCCAGAACCTGTGCTCATCCCATTATGAGCCAGTGCAGAAAATGGAGGAAAATAAATGGGAAGATCCTCTCAAAATATGAAAAAAGTTAATGACAGGGAGGAGGTAAAGAAGTCGATTTCCTTCTTTCACCACCAGTTACAAAGGAATAATGTACCAGGAGAGATTAAAAcacaagagagggagagacagaatttGAGAAGAAATTTCTCCCTTTCTACAGAAAGTGCTCTCTCATCTCTTACTGCATCAGAATTTTGATGTACGGAAGAGAATGGACTGAATTATACAAGGCGATCCGGGACCCTGATGCCAGGGTGAAAAGCGGGTCCTCAGCCCACCCTTGCTGGCAGTGGCACCCGCTCAGCAATTTTACCACAGGCGGCCTGTAATTgtcccaatcagagggctagcagctctgAAGCCTCTGGAGAGGTGCTCGCCGCTGAGGAATGCAGGAGACCTGGAGACTACTCCAGGTAAGTAGAAAAAAAATCATGGGGCTGAATGTCAAAGGGGGAACTCCTCTGGGGAAATCTGCCTTTCCCTGCCAGTGAGCCCGCTCTGGGAGGTTGTCACTATTTAGCTGGCAGCTACCAGCTGGGGGGGGGGTCAACCCACCATCATCAAAGTGCCAATGGCACCATAAAACGGCACCTAATTGAGCCTTTAATTATGGAAGTTGACTTCCTGCCTCCTCGGAGCAGAGAACCTCTCCGCTTCCAGTCCCGCCCTTGGTAAAATATCCCGACAGTGCGACCGCATGGGGGAGCCAATCCGACGTGGCGTCCCGCGACTTAACCAGCCCCACCCCCGCCATCTCCCGGGGAGCCCCAGTAAAATCCCTGCCACTGTCTCTGAACTTTCAGATTGGTTGGTCACTTTCTGACCAGCCGACCACTAGGTGCAGAGCTCCAAGAACAGGTTTGAgaaatctcgctgtctctctctcaaagTCCTGAATGAGAAAAggccaacaaaaaaaaaacacaataaaataaaataaaataaaaatcaaatATATAATTGACGCTAAAACCCATGACGTGGCCAGTGTGGATGAGCCTGCATGTCGATAGTGCCGGTTTACACCCGATAAGAAAACTCAGCAAACCTTTCCAGGATGCATTTCCTTGGGAGCTGGTGACCCTTCCACACCTCCCCTGAGTTGAGTTGGTTATTCCACCATGGGAGGCATTGGAGGCCAGTCTGATCCCTCGCTCATCTGAGCTCTGGGTATCGGTTACATTCGCCCATCAGTTGGTAGATATCACCAGACAGCAATAAATCTGTCTGCTTCATAGTCAAGCAGCACTGACACCAGTTATTGCCAAGGTCAAGTTAACTCAATGCAGAACAGAGACCGAACTTCGGGTCTGCTACTGTGGACGGCCAGTATTAAACAGGCCCTGCATTCATACAGAAATCAACGGCAGAATGTTTACTGAAATTGCCAGCACATTTTTTTTAAATAACGCAGTGGTACACAGATCATTCTATAATACACtgataaaaaaactaaaatctgtaAAGTCAGGCAGATAAATCTCATGAGGCAGCTCCAGGAGACTCGATGGATGCACAGTTTCACAATACAAGTGCCAGCAGCAAAGTGAGTGGGGAAATTGTGACATTTACAGGATGTGTGTGCTACACACAAGACTTTTAATATATTTCAGATATGCTCAAACCTGCCCTCTCCTTCATTGGCAATactgtaggggcggcacagtggtgcagtggttagcactgcagcctcacagctccagggacccgggttcgattctgggcactgcctgtgtggagtttgcaagttctccctgtgtctgcgtgggttttctccgggtgctccggtttcctcccacaagccaaaagacttgcaggttggtaggtaaattggccattataaattgtcactagtataggtaggtggtagggaaatatagggacagatggggatgtttggtaggaatatgggattagtgtaggattagtataaatgggtggttgatggtcagcacagactcggtgggccgaagggcctgtttcagtgctgtatctctaatctaatctaatctaattcaggCGATAGTAGAATAAAGTGTGCAGTATTGGTTTGATAACCCATTAATATATTTCTCCTCATTTTCTTTTCAGTACTTCTGGGTGTTTAACATATAGCCAAACTCACAACGTTACACTATCATCTCGAGTCAGATTGAGCCACCTCCTTGCACAAGCAGGATTGCTGTAATAATCTGCCTCTCAATGCTTCCACTCTCTTTCAGCCCTCAGGTTCTCTTAAGGCACTTTTACATCAGTGCAGGAAGAGCTGCATGGACTTGGAAATCCATTTTTAATTTCTCATCGCCCTGCCGCGCTCGAGAAGGGAAGATGGAAGCTCAGCACGAGGAAGTCGGTGATTTCTGGTACGTCAGTAGCCATATTTTGGGACGTAGTAAGGTCCGGGCTCAGGCACAGAGGATGgtgagaatctggaactcactaccacaagaagTAATTGAGGTTAGTAGCACCCATGTCTTAAGGGGAAGGTAGGTgatcacatgagggagaaaggaatggaagactATGACgaagctcatgtgaagcataaacaccagcatgggatGACTGGACCGAATGTCTCTGTGCTGTATGTCTGGGGAGGGTGGGGAGTTTGGTTCCTCTATAataagggatcttggggtccacgtccatagatccctcaaagttgccatccaagttgatagggttgttaagaaggcgaatggggtgttggctttcattaacagggggattgagtttaagagccacgaggttatgctgcagctctataaagccctggttagatcacacttggaatattgtgttcagttctggtcgcctcattataagaaggatgtggaagctttagagagggtgcagaggagatttaccaggatgcggcctggactggagggcatgtcttatgaagaaaggttgagggagctagggcttttctcattggagcgaagaaggatgagaggtgacttgatataggggtacaagatgatgagaggcatagatagagtggatagccagagactttttcccagggcggaaagggctatcaccagggggcataattttaaggtgattggaggaaggtttaggggaaatgtcagaggtaggttctttacacagagagtggtgggtgtgtggaatgcactgccagcggtggtagtagaagcaggtacattaggggcatttaagcgactcttggataggtacatggatgatagtagaatgaagggtatgtaggtagtttgatcttagagtaggttaaagggtcggcacaacactgtgggccgaagggcctgtactgtgctgtactgttctatgttctaatacggTATCTATGTCAAAGTGCTGTACAATTCTTCCTTTCCGCCTATGACATGCTGAACTTATCCGCTGCAAGCCTAAGTATAAAAACAAAAGCGTGCAAGAGCTCAGGCCAAAGTGACGTGCAAGTGTGTAGCAAAAGAACACACGCAGCATGAAATGGAGGGCTTGTTACCTGATAGCGGAAGGACTTAGTGTTGAGATCTGTCCCTGCAAACTGTCCACAATGTTTTGTTGAGAATAAAGTTGCAGAGGAGAGTTAAACTGAGAGTGGAGCACTCGCAGCCCTGGCACATCCACCTCCACGTGACCTGCTGGACTGTATTGGGCTGCTTCCTTCAACTCCTCGGGTCCGACCCTGAGCCGGCTGGGGATGGAGGAGGTGCTGTGCCTCCTGTATAAAGCTGATGGAGAGCAAGAGGAAGAAGGAGCATAGACTGTAGCAATGGGAGCTTTAAAGATCCCAGTAGGAG
Above is a genomic segment from Heterodontus francisci isolate sHetFra1 chromosome 42, sHetFra1.hap1, whole genome shotgun sequence containing:
- the pdlim1 gene encoding PDZ and LIM domain protein 1 isoform X1 is translated as MSQFRINLLGPAPWGFRLVGGKDFEQPLTISRITPGSKAEAARLSLGDVILSINGENTDGMTHLEAQSKIKGCGDELTFMIARSESKVWSPLSNEEGKQHPYKMNLASDQQGPAHIQRTFSLVNPPIKPSPRASSPLSPTGIFKAPIATVYAPSSSCSPSALYRRHSTSSIPSRLRVGPEELKEAAQYSPAGHVEVDVPGLRVLHSQFNSPLQLYSQQNIVDSLQGQISTLSPSAISLEPAKQPCKPLVDTESEVYKMLQDNQEPEELPRQSASFRVLQEILECEGNEQSEKPSGFRKVKAPATKIGSTVGSVQKLPLCETCGSGIVGIIVKVRDQFRHPECYVCTDCGTNLKQKGHFFVGDAIYCEQHARERTTPPEGYDVVTVFPKS
- the pdlim1 gene encoding PDZ and LIM domain protein 1 isoform X3, yielding MTHLEAQSKIKGCGDELTFMIARSESKVWSPLSNEEGKQHPYKMNLASDQQGPAHIQRTFSLVNPPIKPSPRASSPLSPTGIFKAPIATVYAPSSSCSPSALYRRHSTSSIPSRLRVGPEELKEAAQYSPAGHVEVDVPGLRVLHSQFNSPLQLYSQQNIVDSLQGQISTLSPSAISLEPAKQPCKPLVDTESEVYKMLQDNQEPEELPRQSASFRVLQEILECEGNEQSEKPSGFRKVKAPATKIGSTVGSVQKLPLCETCGSGIVGIIVKVRDQFRHPECYVCTDCGTNLKQKGHFFVGDAIYCEQHARERTTPPEGYDVVTVFPKS
- the pdlim1 gene encoding PDZ and LIM domain protein 1 isoform X2 — encoded protein: MITPGSKAEAARLSLGDVILSINGENTDGMTHLEAQSKIKGCGDELTFMIARSESKVWSPLSNEEGKQHPYKMNLASDQQGPAHIQRTFSLVNPPIKPSPRASSPLSPTGIFKAPIATVYAPSSSCSPSALYRRHSTSSIPSRLRVGPEELKEAAQYSPAGHVEVDVPGLRVLHSQFNSPLQLYSQQNIVDSLQGQISTLSPSAISLEPAKQPCKPLVDTESEVYKMLQDNQEPEELPRQSASFRVLQEILECEGNEQSEKPSGFRKVKAPATKIGSTVGSVQKLPLCETCGSGIVGIIVKVRDQFRHPECYVCTDCGTNLKQKGHFFVGDAIYCEQHARERTTPPEGYDVVTVFPKS